One window from the genome of Eucalyptus grandis isolate ANBG69807.140 chromosome 7, ASM1654582v1, whole genome shotgun sequence encodes:
- the LOC104454451 gene encoding uncharacterized protein LOC104454451 isoform X2: MARARKRVRATRRAADGSAFQNCDTCGESVAIALADMHECEEPKKEVKRFRGFCGVLKSNYVGEESAADQPRSAFCFFMESFLRNREGVHSIDVEREGFETWKNMSVEERQPYIIQERKIDSVYREALLREINDASEMEDEADSAMVGKFDLSQFYEDYEDGGNDDDDDDSGCFEAFPSFDTYEWRMVRSWVVKKGEAEG; this comes from the exons ATGGCGAGGGCCAGGAAAAGGGTTCGCGCGACTCGTCGTGCTGCTGATGGAAGCGCATTCCAGAATTG CGATACTTGTGGGGAATCGGTGGCAATCGCTTTGGCCGACATGCACGAGTGCGAAGAACCCAAGAAGGAAGTGAAGAGATTCAGAGGGTTCTGTGGCGTTCTAAAGAGTAACTACGTTGGGGAAGAGAGCGCCGCCGATCAGCCCAGATCGGCCTTTTGCTTCTTCAT GGAGAGCTTTCTTAGGAACAGAGAGGGTGTACATTCGATTGATGTCGAAAGAGAGGGATTTGAAACATGGAAGAACATGTCCGTCGAG GAGAGGCAACCGTACATCATCCAGGAGCGAAAGATAGACTCAGTTTACCGGGAAGCTTTGCTTCGAGAGATAAATGATGCATCTGAG ATGGAAGATGAGGCGGACTCTGCTATGGTTGGGAAATTCGATCTG TCGCAGTTCTATGAAGACTATGAAGATGGTGGCAacgacgatgacgatgatgactCCGGTTGCTTCGAAGCATTCCCTAGCTTCGACACCTATGAATG GCGAATGGTCCGCTCCTGGGTCGTTAAGAAAGGTGAAGCTGAAGGTTGA
- the LOC104454451 gene encoding uncharacterized protein LOC104454451 isoform X1, giving the protein MARARKRVRATRRAADGSAFQNCDTCGESVAIALADMHECEEPKKEVKRFRGFCGVLKSNYVGEESAADQPRSAFCFFMESFLRNREGVHSIDVEREGFETWKNMSVEERQPYIIQERKIDSVYREALLREINDASEMEDEADSAMVGKFDLVREFSYANLRTELLFFPKHVPLQHPLRNQSQFYEDYEDGGNDDDDDDSGCFEAFPSFDTYEWRMVRSWVVKKGEAEG; this is encoded by the exons ATGGCGAGGGCCAGGAAAAGGGTTCGCGCGACTCGTCGTGCTGCTGATGGAAGCGCATTCCAGAATTG CGATACTTGTGGGGAATCGGTGGCAATCGCTTTGGCCGACATGCACGAGTGCGAAGAACCCAAGAAGGAAGTGAAGAGATTCAGAGGGTTCTGTGGCGTTCTAAAGAGTAACTACGTTGGGGAAGAGAGCGCCGCCGATCAGCCCAGATCGGCCTTTTGCTTCTTCAT GGAGAGCTTTCTTAGGAACAGAGAGGGTGTACATTCGATTGATGTCGAAAGAGAGGGATTTGAAACATGGAAGAACATGTCCGTCGAG GAGAGGCAACCGTACATCATCCAGGAGCGAAAGATAGACTCAGTTTACCGGGAAGCTTTGCTTCGAGAGATAAATGATGCATCTGAG ATGGAAGATGAGGCGGACTCTGCTATGGTTGGGAAATTCGATCTGGTTCGTGAATTTTCTTATGCTAACTTGCGCACAGAACTCCTCTTCTTTCCCAAGCATGTGCCTTTACAACATCCTCTTCGTAATCAGTCGCAGTTCTATGAAGACTATGAAGATGGTGGCAacgacgatgacgatgatgactCCGGTTGCTTCGAAGCATTCCCTAGCTTCGACACCTATGAATG GCGAATGGTCCGCTCCTGGGTCGTTAAGAAAGGTGAAGCTGAAGGTTGA
- the LOC104454452 gene encoding 5-amino-6-(5-phospho-D-ribitylamino)uracil phosphatase, chloroplastic isoform X2: MESCSCNFASSSSLLLPPKLPQRKPPPFELNLSKWKPKGRCRRHRPGIRSACGGSEDSASVNGFPITPNKFFMQEAIGAEYGEGFETFRADGPLKMDVDFLNDRLQEGFLQRIRYAMKPDEAYGLIFSWDNVVVDTQSLKLKALKQLAIEEGKELPEDIRLQKLMLHAGADHLLHKLTEPMEGLKEWMDAVHTARVPCAVVSSLDRKTMIEALDHLKLTKYFQAVVSEEDGMESIAHRFLSAALKLDRKPSKCIVFEDDPRGVTAAHNCTMMAIALIGSHPAYDLEQADLTVASFNELSVINLRRLFANKGSTFMDLQKQIAEREHPKRKLTVEDPIF; the protein is encoded by the exons ATGGAGTCTTGCTCCTGCAATTTCGCGAGCTCTTCTTCCCTGTTGCTCCCTCCGAAGCTCCCGCAGCGCAAGCCGCCCCCGTTCGAGCTCAATCTATCC AAATGGAAGCCGAAGGGCCGGTGTCGGCGGCACCGCCCGGGGATTCGCAGCGCCTGCGGCGGCTCCGAAGATAGCGCCTCCGTCAATGGATTCCCGATCACGCCTAACAAGTTCTTCATGCAGGAG GCAATTGGAGCGGAATATGGGGAGGGTTTCGAGACATTTAGAGCGGATGGCCCTCTAAAGATGGATGTG GATTTTCTGAACGACAGACTACAAGAAGGGTTTCTTCAACGTATACGATATGCGATGAAACCAGACGAGGCTTACGGGCTTATTTTCTCCTGGGACAATGTGGTG GTAGACACCCAGTCTCTGAAGTTGAAAGCATTGAAGCAGCTGGCCATTGAAGAGG GCAAAGAATTACCTGAGGACATCCGATTACAAAAGCTCATGCTTCATGCAGGTGCTGATCACCTTCTACATAAG CTCACAGAACCCATGGAGGGACTGAAAGAATGGATGGATGCAGTACATACGGCTCGTGTCCCTTGTGCTGTTGTTTCTAGTCTGGATCGGAAAACTATGATTGAGGCGCTTGACCACTTGAAGCTTACCAAATATTTTCAG GCAGTAGTTTCAGAAGAAGATGGCATGGAGTCAATAGCTCATAGATTTCTTTCAGCTGCTTTGAAG CTGGACCGCAAACCATCGAAGTGTATAGTATTCGAAGATGACCCCAGAGGCGTAACTGCTGCTCACAACTGTACGATGATGGCCATTGCCTTGATAGGCTCTCACCCAGC GTATGATTTGGAGCAGGCAGATCTTACCGTCGCAAGCTTCAATGAGCTTTCAGTGATTAACCTCCGCAGATTATTCGCCAACAAGGGGTCCACTTTCATGGACTTACAAAAGCAAATTGCAGAGAGAGAACATCCCAAACGGAAACTCACCGTGGAGGATCCAATTTTTTGA
- the LOC104454452 gene encoding 5-amino-6-(5-phospho-D-ribitylamino)uracil phosphatase, chloroplastic isoform X1, whose translation MESCSCNFASSSSLLLPPKLPQRKPPPFELNLSKWKPKGRCRRHRPGIRSACGGSEDSASVNGFPITPNKFFMQEAIGAEYGEGFETFRADGPLKMDVDFLNDRLQEGFLQRIRYAMKPDEAYGLIFSWDNVVVDTQSLKLKALKQLAIEEGKELPEDIRLQKLMLHAGADHLLHKVLLWDGESEQDRLKSRLAQLYYDNLLELTEPMEGLKEWMDAVHTARVPCAVVSSLDRKTMIEALDHLKLTKYFQAVVSEEDGMESIAHRFLSAALKLDRKPSKCIVFEDDPRGVTAAHNCTMMAIALIGSHPAYDLEQADLTVASFNELSVINLRRLFANKGSTFMDLQKQIAEREHPKRKLTVEDPIF comes from the exons ATGGAGTCTTGCTCCTGCAATTTCGCGAGCTCTTCTTCCCTGTTGCTCCCTCCGAAGCTCCCGCAGCGCAAGCCGCCCCCGTTCGAGCTCAATCTATCC AAATGGAAGCCGAAGGGCCGGTGTCGGCGGCACCGCCCGGGGATTCGCAGCGCCTGCGGCGGCTCCGAAGATAGCGCCTCCGTCAATGGATTCCCGATCACGCCTAACAAGTTCTTCATGCAGGAG GCAATTGGAGCGGAATATGGGGAGGGTTTCGAGACATTTAGAGCGGATGGCCCTCTAAAGATGGATGTG GATTTTCTGAACGACAGACTACAAGAAGGGTTTCTTCAACGTATACGATATGCGATGAAACCAGACGAGGCTTACGGGCTTATTTTCTCCTGGGACAATGTGGTG GTAGACACCCAGTCTCTGAAGTTGAAAGCATTGAAGCAGCTGGCCATTGAAGAGG GCAAAGAATTACCTGAGGACATCCGATTACAAAAGCTCATGCTTCATGCAGGTGCTGATCACCTTCTACATAAG GTTTTGCTGTGGGATGGAGAAAGTGAGCAAGATAGATTAAAGTCGAGGCTTGCCCAGTTATATTATGATAATCTTCTTGAA CTCACAGAACCCATGGAGGGACTGAAAGAATGGATGGATGCAGTACATACGGCTCGTGTCCCTTGTGCTGTTGTTTCTAGTCTGGATCGGAAAACTATGATTGAGGCGCTTGACCACTTGAAGCTTACCAAATATTTTCAG GCAGTAGTTTCAGAAGAAGATGGCATGGAGTCAATAGCTCATAGATTTCTTTCAGCTGCTTTGAAG CTGGACCGCAAACCATCGAAGTGTATAGTATTCGAAGATGACCCCAGAGGCGTAACTGCTGCTCACAACTGTACGATGATGGCCATTGCCTTGATAGGCTCTCACCCAGC GTATGATTTGGAGCAGGCAGATCTTACCGTCGCAAGCTTCAATGAGCTTTCAGTGATTAACCTCCGCAGATTATTCGCCAACAAGGGGTCCACTTTCATGGACTTACAAAAGCAAATTGCAGAGAGAGAACATCCCAAACGGAAACTCACCGTGGAGGATCCAATTTTTTGA